The following proteins are encoded in a genomic region of Paenibacillus sp. FSL H3-0469:
- a CDS encoding efflux RND transporter permease subunit has protein sequence MKSLINFSLRNKFAVWLLTIIIVFAGLYSGMTMKQETLPNISIPYLSITTIYPGAAPEGVVNDVSKPLEQKLRNVDGVKMLTSTSLENASSVTIEFDYGTNLDNATAAVREALNEVALPDNVQKPQISRFSLSSLPVISLSISDESSGDLEELTRVAENDIRPALEDIEGVASVQIAGQYVKEVSLKFNQEKLKQYGLTEDTIKGIIQASSLRVPLGLFEMDKAQKAVVVDGNVTTVEDLQNVRIPLVPSAPAAGAAGAGAAVTGAGAAGGAPSGGAGAPAGGTGAGATSGAASGGAGAAAGNAGAGAGAMTGLPTVKLSELAAIEVVGKSESISRTNGKESIGIQIVKANDANTVDVVNGVKDKTEELKQQYKSMDLTVLLDQGKPIEDSVNTMLSKAAFGALFAVLIILLFLRNIRSTIISIISIPLSLLIAVLCLRQMDITLNMMTLGAMTVAIGRVVDDSIVVIENIFRRLTLSGEKLRGRELISAATREMFVPIMSSTIVTIAVFLPLAFVSGMVGELFLPFALTMVFALLASLVVAITLVPALAHTLFRNGLKKGKKGHEDKPGALAGGYVRILDWCLSHKLITLGVAVLLLAGSLFLIKPIGVSFLPSQEEKNVTLTFSPKAGQTLEDVKALGLKAEKYILAQEHLDKMQYSIGGSGPFGMGSGNSGLFYVTYDSNTPDFDTVKEKLIEGLSQEVPDGVWGDLSGMAGGGLGGSTLTVNIYGDTLEQLKPVADDIAGIVKSDTKNFKDGKTSLSEAYDQYTIVADQAKLSSLGLTAGQLAMKLSPAGTRPVLTEVELDGKNYKVYIETDKDSYSSIEEMKAATLTSPLGLTVPIGEVASIEQGQSPDSITREDGKMKVEVTADIISSDINSASNAVQDKIDALDLPDGVTITFGGVTEQINETFGQLGIAMLAAIAIVYFVLVVTFGGGLAPFAILFSLPFTVIGALVALLLAGETLNVSALMGALMLIGIVVTNAIVLIDRVIHKEQEGMSTRKALLEAGATRLRPILMTALATIGALLPLVTGLENSAGIISKGLGVTVIGGLVSSTLLTLVVVPVVYEFLMKFRSKKTYE, from the coding sequence ATGAAAAGCCTTATTAATTTCTCTCTCCGCAACAAATTCGCCGTCTGGCTGCTGACGATCATTATTGTCTTCGCCGGTCTCTACAGCGGGATGACCATGAAGCAGGAGACCCTGCCTAACATTAGTATCCCTTATCTCAGCATTACTACTATTTATCCCGGAGCCGCACCCGAAGGCGTCGTGAATGACGTCAGCAAGCCGCTGGAGCAGAAGCTCCGCAATGTGGACGGCGTGAAGATGCTGACTTCCACCTCACTGGAGAACGCCTCCAGCGTCACCATAGAGTTCGACTATGGCACGAACCTGGACAACGCGACAGCAGCGGTGCGTGAGGCGCTGAACGAGGTGGCTCTGCCGGATAATGTGCAAAAGCCGCAAATCTCGCGCTTCAGCCTCAGCTCGCTGCCGGTCATCTCCCTCAGTATCTCGGATGAGAGCTCCGGCGATCTGGAGGAGCTGACCCGGGTTGCCGAGAATGATATCCGCCCGGCGCTGGAGGATATTGAAGGCGTCGCCTCTGTGCAGATTGCCGGACAATATGTCAAAGAAGTCTCCCTTAAGTTCAATCAGGAGAAGCTGAAGCAGTACGGACTGACCGAGGATACGATCAAAGGTATCATCCAGGCCTCCTCCCTGCGGGTGCCGCTCGGATTGTTCGAGATGGACAAAGCACAGAAGGCTGTTGTCGTTGACGGCAACGTCACTACAGTGGAGGACTTGCAGAATGTCCGCATTCCGCTCGTTCCTTCTGCTCCTGCGGCTGGTGCTGCGGGAGCTGGCGCGGCTGTTACAGGGGCCGGGGCCGCAGGCGGTGCACCTTCAGGCGGTGCCGGTGCTCCGGCTGGCGGTACGGGTGCCGGTGCCACAAGCGGTGCAGCTTCAGGCGGTGCCGGAGCTGCGGCTGGCAATGCCGGCGCGGGCGCGGGTGCCATGACCGGGCTGCCGACGGTGAAGCTGAGCGAGCTTGCTGCTATTGAAGTAGTCGGTAAATCGGAATCGATCTCCCGCACCAACGGCAAGGAATCCATCGGGATTCAGATTGTGAAGGCCAATGATGCCAACACCGTCGATGTCGTGAACGGGGTCAAGGACAAGACCGAAGAACTGAAGCAGCAATACAAGTCGATGGATCTCACCGTGCTGCTGGATCAAGGCAAGCCGATTGAGGATTCCGTGAACACGATGCTGTCCAAGGCCGCCTTCGGCGCCCTGTTCGCCGTGCTCATCATCCTGCTGTTCCTGCGCAATATCCGTTCTACCATTATTTCTATTATCTCGATTCCATTATCATTGCTGATCGCAGTATTATGCCTGCGGCAAATGGATATTACGCTGAATATGATGACGCTCGGCGCCATGACCGTGGCCATCGGGCGGGTAGTCGATGACTCCATCGTCGTCATTGAGAACATCTTCCGGCGGCTTACATTGTCCGGCGAGAAGCTGCGCGGCAGAGAGCTGATCAGCGCGGCTACCCGTGAGATGTTTGTGCCGATTATGTCTTCAACTATTGTGACGATTGCCGTCTTCCTGCCGCTCGCTTTTGTCAGCGGGATGGTCGGTGAGCTGTTCCTGCCGTTTGCTCTCACTATGGTATTCGCACTGCTGGCTTCACTGGTGGTTGCCATTACCCTGGTGCCTGCGCTGGCCCATACCCTGTTCCGTAACGGACTCAAGAAGGGGAAAAAGGGCCACGAAGACAAGCCCGGTGCATTGGCAGGCGGGTATGTCCGAATCCTGGACTGGTGTCTCTCGCATAAGCTGATCACCTTGGGTGTTGCTGTCCTGCTGCTGGCAGGCAGCCTGTTCCTGATCAAGCCGATCGGCGTAAGCTTCCTGCCTTCGCAGGAAGAGAAGAATGTTACACTCACCTTCTCCCCGAAGGCCGGGCAGACGCTGGAGGATGTGAAGGCACTGGGCCTGAAGGCGGAGAAATATATTCTGGCGCAGGAGCATCTGGATAAAATGCAATATTCGATCGGCGGCAGCGGCCCGTTCGGAATGGGCTCAGGCAATTCAGGCTTGTTCTATGTCACGTATGACAGCAATACCCCTGATTTTGATACCGTGAAGGAGAAGTTAATTGAAGGCTTAAGCCAAGAGGTGCCGGATGGCGTGTGGGGCGATCTGTCCGGTATGGCCGGAGGCGGACTCGGCGGCAGTACCCTTACTGTCAATATCTACGGCGATACGCTGGAGCAGCTCAAACCGGTAGCAGATGACATTGCCGGGATCGTTAAGTCAGATACCAAGAACTTCAAGGACGGGAAGACCAGCCTCTCTGAAGCCTACGATCAATATACCATCGTGGCGGATCAGGCCAAGCTTAGTTCTCTGGGTCTTACAGCCGGACAGCTTGCGATGAAGCTGAGCCCTGCCGGAACCCGGCCTGTACTGACTGAAGTAGAGCTGGACGGTAAGAATTACAAGGTCTACATTGAGACGGACAAGGATTCGTATAGCAGCATTGAAGAAATGAAGGCCGCCACGCTCACTTCGCCGCTGGGCCTTACCGTCCCGATTGGCGAGGTAGCAAGCATTGAACAGGGCCAGTCCCCGGATTCCATTACCCGTGAAGACGGCAAAATGAAAGTCGAGGTTACCGCCGACATTATCTCCAGTGACATTAATAGTGCGTCCAATGCTGTGCAGGATAAAATAGATGCTCTTGATCTCCCGGACGGCGTCACCATCACCTTCGGCGGAGTCACCGAGCAGATTAATGAGACCTTCGGGCAGCTTGGCATCGCCATGCTGGCGGCTATTGCGATTGTATACTTCGTGCTCGTAGTTACCTTCGGCGGCGGTCTGGCACCGTTCGCCATCCTGTTCTCCCTGCCGTTCACCGTCATCGGCGCACTTGTCGCCCTGCTCCTGGCTGGCGAGACCTTGAACGTCTCCGCACTGATGGGCGCACTGATGCTGATCGGGATAGTGGTCACCAATGCGATTGTCTTAATTGACCGCGTCATCCATAAGGAGCAAGAGGGGATGTCTACCCGCAAGGCGCTGCTTGAAGCCGGCGCTACGCGTCTTCGCCCGATTCTCATGACTGCGCTCGCGACCATTG